One region of Mycolicibacterium rhodesiae NBB3 genomic DNA includes:
- a CDS encoding alpha/beta fold hydrolase, producing the protein MPPDPSVVRIEGPWRHLEVHANGIRFHVVEAQSPGSQSTPLTERPLVILLHGFGSFWWSWRHQLRDLTGARVVAVDLRGYGGSDKPPRGYDGWTLAGDTAGLVRALGHKTATLVGHADGGLVCWATAVLHPRAVKAIAVVSSPHPIALRASALTRRDQGRALLPWMLRYQVPAWPEHSLKRHDGAELERLVRSRATEKWVASEDFSETIAHMRRAIQIPSAAHSALEYQRWAVRSQFRAEGRKFMRSMRRPINVPVLHLRGDADPYVLADPVVRTQNYAPHGRYVSIAGAGHFGHEEAPDAVNDQLSRFIAQVYGSETR; encoded by the coding sequence GTGCCGCCCGATCCGTCGGTCGTTCGTATCGAGGGTCCATGGCGACATCTCGAGGTGCACGCCAACGGAATTCGTTTCCACGTCGTGGAAGCGCAATCACCGGGATCGCAATCCACACCTCTCACCGAACGACCGCTGGTGATCCTGCTGCACGGATTCGGGTCATTCTGGTGGTCGTGGCGCCACCAGCTGCGGGACCTGACCGGCGCCCGAGTCGTCGCCGTCGATCTGCGCGGCTATGGCGGCAGCGACAAACCGCCGCGTGGCTACGACGGATGGACCTTGGCCGGCGACACCGCCGGCCTCGTGCGGGCGCTCGGCCACAAGACCGCGACGCTGGTGGGACATGCCGACGGGGGGCTCGTCTGCTGGGCGACGGCCGTGCTGCATCCGCGGGCCGTCAAGGCCATCGCGGTCGTCAGCTCGCCGCATCCCATCGCGCTGCGCGCCTCTGCGCTGACCCGACGCGACCAAGGCCGCGCACTGCTGCCCTGGATGCTGCGCTACCAGGTGCCTGCGTGGCCCGAACACTCGTTGAAGCGTCACGACGGCGCGGAACTCGAGCGACTGGTCCGCAGCCGGGCGACCGAGAAATGGGTTGCCTCCGAAGACTTCTCCGAGACTATCGCCCATATGCGGCGCGCTATTCAGATCCCTTCCGCGGCGCATTCGGCACTCGAGTACCAGCGGTGGGCGGTGCGCAGCCAGTTTCGCGCCGAGGGTCGAAAGTTCATGCGCTCGATGCGGCGACCGATCAACGTTCCCGTCCTGCACCTGCGCGGTGACGCCGACCCATACGTGCTCGCCGACCCGGTCGTCCGCACGCAGAACTATGCACCGCACGGCCGCTATGTATCCATCGCCGGCGCAGGGCATTTCGGTCATGAGGAAGCGCCGGACGCAGTCAACGATCAGTTGTCGCGCTTCATCGCGCAGGTGTACGGATCGGAGACTAGGTGA
- a CDS encoding phage holin family protein, with translation MSDRRNGVPTTVTSIPLVDPHAPKPDPSIGDLVKDATAQVSTLVRAEVELAKAEITRDVKKGLTGSVYFILALVVLFYSTFFFFFFAAELLDTWLWRWAAFLIVFGVMVVVTVIFALLGYFKVRRIRGPQKTIESVRELPDALIPGHDRDVALESGGQGKSGKPASTADPSGW, from the coding sequence GTGAGTGATCGCAGGAATGGCGTACCGACCACCGTGACCTCGATACCACTGGTCGACCCGCACGCTCCCAAGCCGGACCCGTCCATCGGCGACCTCGTCAAGGACGCCACTGCTCAGGTGTCCACGTTGGTACGCGCCGAGGTGGAGCTGGCCAAGGCCGAGATCACCCGCGACGTGAAGAAGGGGCTCACCGGCAGCGTCTACTTCATCCTCGCGCTGGTGGTGCTGTTCTACTCCACCTTCTTTTTCTTCTTCTTCGCCGCCGAGTTGCTCGATACCTGGCTGTGGAGATGGGCGGCGTTCCTGATCGTGTTCGGAGTCATGGTCGTGGTGACCGTGATCTTCGCGTTGCTCGGCTACTTCAAGGTGCGCCGGATCAGGGGACCGCAGAAGACCATCGAGTCGGTGCGGGAGCTTCCCGATGCACTGATACCAGGCCACGACCGGGACGTCGCGCTCGAGTCGGGGGGCCAAGGAAAGTCGGGAAAGCCGGCTTCGACCGCTGACCCGTCGGGCTGGTAA
- a CDS encoding peptidase: MRSSGRCLRIPVLIATVVALLLPTSALAQAQDPVALGGGSGIVVVGEKGEMLCTLTAIGDDNRGNLIGFTSAHCGGPGAKVGAEGAPNAGELGTMVAGNDALDYAVIQFDPAKVRPVNNVEGFQIDGLGPDPVPGDIACKQGRSTGYSCGVTWGPGEEPGTFINQVCGQPGDSGAPVTVNNRLVGMIHGAFSQDLPTCVVKYIPLHTPAVNMSFNTQLADIVAKDRPGSGFVPVGVAP, from the coding sequence TTGAGGAGCAGCGGACGCTGCCTGCGCATTCCAGTGCTGATCGCAACCGTGGTTGCGCTGCTGCTGCCGACCTCTGCGCTCGCTCAGGCCCAGGATCCTGTCGCGCTCGGCGGCGGTTCGGGGATCGTCGTCGTCGGTGAGAAGGGCGAGATGCTCTGCACGCTGACCGCGATCGGTGACGACAACCGGGGGAACCTGATCGGATTCACGTCCGCGCACTGCGGTGGGCCCGGCGCCAAGGTGGGCGCGGAGGGCGCTCCGAACGCCGGTGAGCTCGGCACGATGGTGGCCGGTAACGATGCCCTCGATTACGCGGTCATACAGTTCGACCCCGCGAAGGTGCGGCCCGTCAACAACGTCGAGGGCTTCCAGATCGACGGACTGGGCCCTGACCCGGTTCCCGGCGACATCGCGTGCAAGCAGGGCCGCAGCACCGGCTACTCGTGTGGCGTCACGTGGGGCCCCGGCGAAGAGCCGGGCACGTTCATCAACCAGGTGTGCGGTCAGCCGGGGGATTCAGGCGCCCCGGTCACCGTCAACAACCGGCTGGTGGGCATGATTCACGGCGCGTTCTCGCAGGACCTTCCCACCTGCGTCGTCAAATACATCCCGCTGCACACGCCCGCGGTGAACATGTCCTTCAATACGCAGCTGGCCGACATCGTCGCCAAGGACCGGCCGGGCTCAGGCTTCGTCCCGGTCGGCGTCGCGCCCTGA